A part of Tiliqua scincoides isolate rTilSci1 chromosome 13, rTilSci1.hap2, whole genome shotgun sequence genomic DNA contains:
- the LOC136663717 gene encoding zinc finger protein 420-like isoform X1 codes for MNNYESVTFADRRETRRPRGGAEMAAAPPGQSLISFAEVAVYFSSAEWALLDQRQRCLHEAVMMDNYESVTFVASLVCNRFGRICPDTLSSQYEIHIEEKLCTCPECGRSFSKSCELMTHQRMHRGEKPYTCSDCGKNFRLRIFLTWHQRTHTGEKTYKCQECGKAFSLRSALSDHQRMHKREKSYTCQECGKSFTCSSALTTHQRTHTGEKPYSCTECGKSFSCSGNLKSHLRTHSGEKLYTCPECGKGFGWRSNLINHQRIHIREEPCICQECGKTFLQSFDLTVHQRTHTGKKPYSSLDCGKSFSSRSRLINHQRIHTGEKPYICQECGKGFSWSSRLINHQRIHTGEKPYTCQECGKSFSSSSCLIDHQRTHTGEKPYMCQECGKGFTSNRCLRNHQRIHTGEKPYSCPDCGKSFCSRSRLITHQRIHTGEKPYTCQVCGKGFSWSSRLRNHQRIHTGEKPYTCQECGKGFSSNSCLINHQRIHTGEKPYICQECGKGFSWSYCLINHQKIHTGEKPYTCQECGKSFSDKSVLRNHQRIHTGEKPYSCLECGKGFSQNGSLRRHLRVHSEGTIHSHC; via the exons acaGAAGAGAAACCAGACGACCACGTGGAGGAGCGGAAATGGCTGCAGCTCctccaggccag agcCTCATTTCATTTGCGGAGGTGgctgtgtatttcagcagtgccgagtgggctctgctggatcagcgCCAACGGTGCCTGCACGAGGCGGTCATGATGGACAACTACGAGAGCGTcacctttgtag CGTCCCTGGTTTGCAACCGGTTTGGAAGAATCTGTCCAGACACCCTTTCCTCACAGTACGAAATCCACATAGAGGAGAAACTCTGTACATGCccagagtgtggaaggagcttcagtaaAAGCTGTGAATTGATGACCCATCAGAGAATgcacagaggggagaaaccctatacgtgCTCTGACTGTGGAAAGAACTTCCGTTTGAGAATTTTTCTAACAtggcaccagagaacccacacaggggagaagacctataaatgccaggagtgtggaaaggcgtTCAGTCTCCGCAGCGCCCTTTCAGACCACCAGAGAATGCACAAACGGGAGAAATCTTACacatgtcaggagtgtggaaagagcttcacttgcAGCAGCGCACTTACGactcatcagagaactcacacaggggaaaagccctATTCATGcacagagtgtggaaagagtttcagttgcAGCGGCAATCTGAAATCCCATCTGAGAACCCACTCGGGCGAGAAGCTCTATACATGCCcggagtgtggaaagggctttgGTTGGAGAAGCAATCTAATAAACCATCAGAGAATCCATATAAGGGAAGAACCTTGTatatgccaggagtgtggaaagactttCCTTCAGAGTTTTGATCTTACAGTCCATCAGAGAACACATACAGGGAAGAAGCCCTATTCATCCCtggactgtggaaagagcttcagttccaGGAGCCGTCTAATAAACCATCAGAGaatccatacaggggagaagccctatataTGTCAagagtgtggaaagggcttcagttGGAGCAGCCGTCTAATAAACCATCAGAGaatccatacaggggagaagccttatacatgtcaggagtgtggaaagagcttcagttcgAGCAGCTGTCTAATAGATCATCAGAGAACacatacaggggagaagccctatatgtgtcaggagtgtggaaagggcttcacTTCAAACCGCTGTCTAAGAAACCATCAGAGaatccatacaggggagaagccctattcATGCCCagactgtggaaagagcttctgttcAAGGAGCCGTCTAATAACCCATCAGAGaatccatacaggggagaagcctTATACATGTCAGGTGTGTGGAAAGGGTTTCAGTTGGAGCAGCCGTCTAAGAAACCATCAGAGaatccatacaggggagaagccctatacgtgtcaggagtgtggaaagggcttcagttCGAACAGCTGTCTAATAAACCATCAGAGaatccatacaggggagaagccttatatatgccaggagtgtggaaagggcttcagcTGGAGCTACTGTCTAATAAACCACCAGAAaatccatacaggggagaagccctatacatgccaggagtgcggaaagagcttcagtgataAGAGTGTACTTAGAAaccatcagagaattcacacaggggaaaagcctTATTCATGCCTGGAGTGTGGTAAAGGGTTCTCTCAGAATGGTTCCCTTAGAAGGCATCTGAGAGTGCATAGTGAAGGCACTATTCATAGTCACTGTTGA